Proteins co-encoded in one Anguilla anguilla isolate fAngAng1 chromosome 16, fAngAng1.pri, whole genome shotgun sequence genomic window:
- the LOC118215392 gene encoding DNA-binding protein RFX7 isoform X2, whose amino-acid sequence MKSKKTKQDVEKFTDIEKLYLYLKLPSGPSNATDKSDQSSMSSSRTQQMHAFNWIRNHLEEHPETSLPKQEVYDEYKSYCDNLGYHPLSAADFGKIMKNVFPNMKARRLGMRGKSKYCYSGLRKKAFVHMPSLPNLDLHKTGDGCEALEPSGQLPSAEDEVRSAACGLVCEWAQKVLSRQFDCVEDLARFLLNSHYIGTKSVAALTVMTGTPKGVKTPTPGSAFVPTAEANSFQPQVKTLPSPSIDAKQQLQRKIQKKQQEQKLHSPLPGDPQATSSAGAGIPCGSPALLSPQPTIGIVVAAVPSPITVQRSRQLMTSPSPVGTTEGKVLPVNFQVVTQSMQPVKPSPKTPQNISASPVGDRSARHRYPQILPKPSATSAITLRSPPTLLITNSPIKTVMPTPHVGSVNVVKMTAISLAPSSSSTTTTTLRSASAGVSEEHRPIPQARSGSAAPLLAPVAKSGHAAASTIDIKMEPEAITDSNQALVADRLHATQEAASRQKGEGGAKPRATSESTPHTKGSLGLEGTAGPSCDEKSPSNDSTVAASASSNNNSNNNESTLYLTISSQNTSIALSSSGRATAAASPKESCLGPKSPRKRAGFSLESHTMPVKKVFISQQPIVGIDNSPKPGIKKISRAGTPAKPESAPANTASKVTVKLNSTVPTRILALSDSPVGNTSGFQTVVKPQTSSQVKSEGTLSDMDTSNSSSSIVCQNTSNPTLLQHITSSPQVVSTGPDVLDASAVNDLKTSMWAEGQLDGIQQQQAYVQQIPDHKQISTPVMDQLPTMAQAAASSQLTLHPDIINFAGTQPSVDYFPFNDDDMTQDSIVEELVQMEEQMKLNSGLQSFSSCVDLALQDQSTVVQGAILSTHQVANTPFYHSAHSSTTPTHTPTPTPTPTPTPTSELIGVSGLTRESPCSRMAPTTPVDSALGSSRHTPIGTPHSNCSSSVPPSPVECRNPFAFTPINSSMTGYHDASIISSSPVKPMQRPTATHPDKAKLDWMNNGYNSGSGASTISNNGIGILPSYQDLVEDHFRKPHAFAIPGQSYQAQSRHPDAHFGRLTPISPVQQQVTGVTTLNKQEGFAVPAPLDGKATSSTTGGTFRCRSVSPAVRQRNLSGNTAYSNVPRTVVSPFNSPVTPEVLNIFSNSHPDVSGSTMAQRSQSVPLNVMMQTEVLPMQKQSNSKKITNVLLSKMDSDGDDAVRGLGINNMPSNYTARMNLTQILETTTTGFTTTTGSANHQALGDSGPSAYEFQRPGHHVKTVRNDPLGFVSGEDQAQSGPGEQQLEQEQDLQTQLQDHQEQSQPQLLSEDQEQQQQLDFNNTVKDLLGEDGLNPSSQLVGQVASELNAVASDFSSDIRLTSELSSSINDLNTLDANLLFDPNRQQGQYEDSTLEELKNDPLFQQICSETVNSASFDWLESKDQPTVEMLG is encoded by the exons GTATTGCTACAGTGGATTAAGGAAGAAGGCATTTGTTCACATGCCATCTCTGCCCAACCTGGATCTACATAAAACAGGAGATGGG TGTGAGGCGCTGGAGCCCTCGGGCCAGCTGCCCAGTGCGGAGGACGAGGTGCGCTCGGCAGCCTGCGGCCTCGTCTGCGAGTGGGCGCAGAAGGTGCTGAGCCGCCAGTTCGACTGCGTGGAGGACCTGGCTCGCTTCTTACTCAACAGCCACTATATCGGCACCAAGTCTGTTGCAGCCCTCACCGTGATGACCGGAACTCCCAAAG GGGTGAAGACGCCGACGCCGGGCTCTGCGTTTGTGCCGACGGCAGAAGCCAACTCCTTCCAGCCCCAGGTGAAGACCCTGCCGTCCCCCTCCATTGATGCTAAACAGCAGCTACAGCGCAAGATTCAGAAGAAGCAGCAGGAACAGAAGCTTCACTCCCCATTGCCAGGCGACCCCCAGGCCACATCCAGTGCAGGGGCTGGCATCCCCTGTGGAagccccgccctgctctccCCGCAGCCCACCATTGGCATTGTGGTGGCTGCTGTACCGAGCCCAATCACG GTACAGAGAAGCCGGCAGTTGATGACCTCTCCCAGCCCTGTGGGCACTACGGAAGGCAAAGTACTGCCGGTCAACTTTCAAGTGGTCACCCAGTCGATGCAGCCTGTCAAGCCGTCCCCCAAGACGCCACAGAACATCTCCGCCAGTCCCGTGGGTGACCGCTCAGCCCGCCACCGCTACCCCCAGATCCTGCCCAAGCCATCGGCCACCAGCGCCATCACCCTGCGCTCGCCTCCGACGCTGCTCATAACCAACAGCCCCATCAAGACCGTGATGCCCACGCCGCACGTGGGTTCCGTCAACGTGGTAAAGATGACGGCCATATCCTTGGCGcctagcagcagcagcaccacgaCCACCACGCTACGGTCAGCCTCTGCCGGTGTTTCGGAAGAGCACAGACCCATCCCACAGGCCAGGAGTGGCTCTGCAGCCCCCCTATTGGCCCCTGTAGCCAAGTCAGGGCACGCCGCTGCCTCCACCATCGACATCAAGATGGAGCCTGAAGCCATAACAGACAGCAACCAGGCCCTCGTTGCTGACAGGCTGCATGCCACTCAGGAAGCCGCCAGTAGGCAGAAGGGCGAGGGAGGTGCTAAGCCCAGGGCCACCAGCGAATCCACGCCCCACACCAAGGGCTCATTGGGCCTCGAAGGAACGGCCGGGCCCAGCTGCGACGAGAAGTCCCCTTCCAACGACAGCACTGTGGCAGCTTCTGCTAGCAGCAATAACAACAGTAACAATAACGAAAGCACTTTGTACCTGACCATCTCCAGTCAGAACACCAGCATCGCTCTGTCGTCCAGTGGTAGAGCCACTGCTGCAGCGTCACCTAAGGAAAGCTGCCTGGGACCTAAAAGCCCGAGAAAACGAGCAGGCTTCAGTTTGGAGTCGCACACCATGCCTGTCAAGAAAGTGTTCATCTCTCAACAGCCGATTGTAGGGATTGATAATAGTCCCAAGCCTGGTATTAAGAAAATTTCTAGGGCAGGGACACCTGCTAAACCTGAAAGCGCACCAGCAAACACAGCAAGCAAAGTAACTGTGAAGCTGAACTCGACTGTACCAACTCGGATCCTGGCACTCTCTGACTCCCCTGTCGGGAACACAAGTGGTTTCCAGACTGTCGTCAAACCCCAGACATCCTCCCAGGTCAAATCCGAAGGGACTCTGTCTGACATGGAcaccagcaacagcagcagcagcattgttTGTCAAAACACCTCCAACCCAACGTTACTGCAGCATATCACAAGCAGCCCGCAGGTTGTGTCCACTGGTCCAGACGTGCTTGATGCCTCTGCGGTGAATGACTTGAAGACCTCCATGTGGGCGGAAGGGCAGCTGGATGGCATTCAGCAGCAGCAAGCGTACGTACAGCAGATTCCAGACCATAAGCAGATCTCTACACCTGTGATGGACCAGCTCCCCACGATGGCCCAAGCTGCAGCATCAAGCCAGCTGACCCTCCACCCTGACATCATCAACTTTGCAGGAACCCAGCCCAGTGTGGATTACTTCCCCTTCAATGATGACGACATGACACAGGACAGCATTGTGGAGGAACTGGTGCAGATGGAGGAGCAGATGAAGTTGAACAGTGGCCTGCAGTCCTTCAGCAGCTGTGTTGACCTAGCACTGCAGGACCAGTCCACTGTGGTGCAGGGTGCCATCCTGTCCACTCACCAGGTGGCCAACACCCCCTTCTATCACTCAGCCCACAGCAGCACCACTCCCACTCACACTCCTACGCCAACTCCAAcgccaacccccacccccacgtcAGAATTGATCGGAGTGTCTGGTCTGACTCGGGAGAGCCCTTGTTCGCGGATGGCGCCCACCACTCCAGTGGACAGTGCTTTGGGAAGCAGCCGGCACACGCCTATCGGGACCCCGCACtcaaactgcagcagcagtgtcccTCCGAGTCCGGTGGAGTGCAGGAATCCCTTCGCCTTCACGCCCATCAACTCCAGTATGACCGGTTACCATGACGCCAGCATAATCTCCAGCAGCCCCGTCAAGCCCATGCAGAGGCCCACAGCCACACATCCAGACAAGGCCAAACTGGACTGGATGAACAACGGGTACAACAGCGGCTCAGGAGCCTCAACTATATCCAACAATGGCATTGGCATCCTTCCCAGCTACCAGGACCTGGTAGAGGACCATTTTAGGAAGCCCCATGCCTTTGCTATTCCCGGGCAGTCTTATCAGGCCCAGTCCAGGCACCCTGATGCCCACTTTGGCCGTCTGACTCCCATATCCCCAGTGCAGCAGCAGGTCACTGGAGTGACTACCCTCAACAAGCAGGAAGGCTTTGCAGTGCCTGCCCCCTTGGACGGCAAGGCCACAAGCTCCACGACAGGTGGGACCTTCCGTTGCCGCAGCGTCAGCCCTGCTGTCCGGCAGCGAAACCTCAGCGGAAACACGGCCTACTCCAACGTCCCAAGAACAGTGGTTTCCCCCTTCAACTCCCCCGTCACTCCGGAAGTTCTCAACATCTTCTCCAATAGCCACCCGGATGTCAGCGGCAGCACCATGGCCCAGAGGAGCCAGTCAGTGCCGCTCAATGTGATGATGCAGACGGAGGTGTTGCCCATGCAGAAGCAGAGTAACAGCAAGAAGATTACCAATGTGCTGCTTAGCAAGATGGACTCGGATGGTGACGATGCCGTGCGGGGCCTGGGCATCAACAACATGCCCTCCAATTACACTGCCCGCATGAACCTCACCCAGATCCTGGAGACCACCACCACTGGCTTCACCACCACCACTGGTAGTGCCAACCACCAGGCTCTGGGTGACTCCGGCCCTTCTGCCTATGAGTTCCAGAGGCCGGGTCACCACGTGAAGACTGTCCGAAATGACCCATTAGGCTTCGTTTCCGGGGAGGATCAAGCACAATCGGGACCCGGAGAACAGCAgttggagcaggagcaggaccTGCAAACACAGCTACAGGACCACCAGGAACAGAGCCAGCCACAGCTGCTGTCTGAGGAccaagagcagcagcagcagctggattTCAATAACACTGTCAAGGACCTGTTAGGGGAGGACGGCTTGAACCCCAGTTCCCAACTGGTGGGGCAGGTGGCATCGGAACTTAATGCAGTGGCATCGGATTTCTCCAGTGACATCAGACTGACTTCGGAGCTTTCCAGTAGCATCAATGACCTTAACACTTTAGACGCAAATCTACTGTTTGACCCAAATCGACAGCAGGGACAGTATGAAGACTCTACACTGGAAGAACTGAAGAATGATCCCCTCTTCCAGCAGATATGCAGTGAGACTGTCAACTCTGCTAGTTTTGACTGGCTGGAAAGTAAAGACCAGCCCACCGTGGAAATGTTGGGTTAa